A window from Triticum aestivum cultivar Chinese Spring chromosome 6D, IWGSC CS RefSeq v2.1, whole genome shotgun sequence encodes these proteins:
- the LOC123145986 gene encoding uncharacterized protein: MPLLETAHVSLKDGCHDFCRKNRRNCDDPCCGCHAYPINEAVLLNGLSNAVKLDLIALPKMFLYRWDLKWCRVFGKLKTLLLNEWFTTVDLVCILRHSPVLEILTLQLDNTENIVGATGAQETITQSFVCERLKFVYIECEKVDEGVRSILSILSTCGILREQISIKEDPCSDSDYSSPGSYSTDSD, from the exons ATGCCATTGCTAGAAACAGCCCATGTTAGCCTTAAAGATGGATGCCATGATTTCTGTCGCAAGAACAGGCGTAATTGTGATGATCCTTGCTGTGGTTGTCATGCCTATCCTATCAACGAGGCGGTGCTTCTCAATGGTTTGTCCAATGCTGTCAAGTTGGACTTGATTGCTTTACCTAAAATG TTTCTCTACAGATGGGATTTGAAATGGTGCCGCGTCTTTGGCAAATTAAAGACTCTGTTACTCAATGAGTGGTTTACAACTGTTGACCTTGTTTGCATTCTCCGACACTCTCCAGTTCTTGAGATACTCACTCTTCAGCTTGATAACACCGAG AACATTGTAGGAGCAACAGGGGCCCAAGAAACAATAACACAATCATTTGTGTGTGAACGCCTAAAGTTCGTTTATATTGAATGTGAAAAGGTTGATGAGGGTGTTCGTTCAATCTTGAGTATCTTAAGTACATGCGGCATACTTCGTGAGCAAATTAGCATCAAGGAGGATCCATGTTCGGACTCAGATT
- the LOC123145987 gene encoding flavonoid 3',5'-hydroxylase 1-like, whose protein sequence is MESGSATTITIQELVVLAIMYVVLHYLTRTILRTKRASPLPLAPGPRGYPVVGALPLLGRAPHRALADLARLHGPIMHLTLGRQGVVVASTPDAARLFHRDHGGSFLDRPADDVAPTVLAYGAQDLVFAPYGPRWRRLRRECSLGLLGPQALADWADARREEVGRMVRAMSRRGAGTAVEVPEFLFCAMANIIGQAVVGRRVLDEAGGEEAREFKEMVVELMTTAGLVNLGDFLPAVAWMDLQGLGRRMRRLSARLDRVWSRLLSEHEATMADRDRQQERRGRQPDLVDRLIACRGDARAGEDGVTDLNIKALLNNLFTAGTDTSSSTIEWALAEMLANPAILRRAQAEMDGVVGRDRLLQESDIPHLPYLRAICKETFRLHPSTPLSLPRLSTEPCTVQGYHVPEGTRLLVNIWAIGRDPAVWAEPARFDPGRFTTEEGSKVEPLGSHFELIPFGAGRRICAGARMGVTLVHHMLGALVHAFDWEVPEGGGMDMDMDEEFGLALQKKVPLRAVLRPRLAPGAYQ, encoded by the exons ATGGAGTCGGGCAGTGCTACTACCATCACCATTCAAGAGCTCGTAGTCCTAGCGATCATGTACGTTGTCCTCCACTACCTCACGCGCACCATCCTCCGGACCAAGCGTGCGTCGCCGCTGCCGCTGGCCCCCGGCCCGCGGGGCTATCCGGTGGTCGGGGCGCTGCCGCTGCTGGGCCGGGCGCCGCACCGGGCGCTGGCCGATCTGGCGAGGCTGCACGGCCCGATCATGCACCTGACCCTCGGCAGGCAGGGCGTCGTGGTGGCCTCCACGCCGGACGCGGCGCGCCTCTTCCACAGGGACCACGGCGGCAGCTTCCTCGACCGGCCCGCCGACGACGTGGCGCCCACGGTGCTCGCGTACGGCGCCCAGGACCTCGTCTTCGCGCCCTACGGCCCCAGGTGGCGCCGCCTGCGCCGGGAGTGCAGCCTCGGCCTGCTCGGCCCCCAGGCGCTCGCCGACTGGGCCGACGCGCGCCGCGAGGAGGTCGGCCGCATGGTCCGCGCGATGAGCCGGCGGGGCGCGGGCACGGCGGTGGAGGTGCCGGAGTTCCTGTTCTGCGCGATGGCCAACATCATCGGGCAGGCGGTGGTGGGCCGGCGAGTGCTTGACGAGGCCGGGGGCGAGGAGGCGAGGGAATTCAAGGAGATGGTGGTGGAGCTGATGACCACGGCCGGGCTGGTGAACCTCGGCGACTTCCTGCCGGCCGTCGCGTGGATGGACCTGCAGGGGCTCGGCCGGAGGATGCGCCGGCTGTCGGCGAGGCTGGACAGAGTCTGGAGCCGGCTGCTGTCCGAACATGAGGCGACCATGGCTGACCGTGACAGGCAGCAAGAGAGGAGAGGCCGCCAGCCGGACCTTGTCGACCGGCTGATCGCCTGTCGTGGCGATGCCCGTGCCGGGGAGGACGGCGTCACAGACCTCAACATCAAAGCTCTACTTAAC aACCTGTTCACGGCGGGGACGGACACGTCGTCGAGCACCATCGAGTGGGCGCTGGCGGAGATGCTGGCGAACCCGGCGATCCTCCGACGAGCACAAGCGGAGATGGACGGCGTAGTGGGCCGAGACCGCCTCCTCCAAGAATCCGACATCCCCCACCTCCCCTACCTCCGCGCCATCTGCAAGGAAACGTTCCGCCTGCACCCGTCGACGCCGCTCAGCCTGCCCCGCCTCTCCACCGAGCCATGCACGGTGCAGGGGTACCACGTCCCGGAGGGCACGAGGCTGCTCGTCAACATCTGGGCCATCGGCCGGGACCCGGCGGTGTGGGCGGAGCCGGCGAGGTTCGACCCCGGGAGGTTCACGACGGAGGAGGGGAGCAAGGTGGAGCCCCTGGGGAGCCACTTCGAGCTCATCCCGTTCGGCGCCGGCAGGAGGATTTGCGCGGGCGCGCGCATGGGGGTGACCCTGGTGCACCACATGCTGGGCGCGCTGGTGCACGCCTTCGACTGGGAGGTTCCGGAGGGGGGCGGGATGGACATGGACATGGACGAGGAGTTCGGCCTCGCGCTGCAGAAGAAGGTGCCGCTCAGGGCCGTCCTGCGCCCGCGCCTCGCACCCGGCGCGTACCAGTGA